From Sporosarcina sp. Te-1, the proteins below share one genomic window:
- a CDS encoding prolyl oligopeptidase family protein produces the protein MIKTKKEQIVEDYHGTLVADPYRWLENPDNEEVKQWVDEQNVRTQSYLSTYPNRDEVKEKLLNIWNFPKYTVPRKEGTYYYFQKNDGLQNQAVFYRTRDLQSDELEVILDPNTMNENGTAAITNLSFTKDGKRLAYGISLNGSDWQEIHIRNLETGKDEPDVINWCKFSSIAWNEAGTGFYYSRFPEPGTVPTDEESFNNKVFWHELGTPQEQDVLIFEDPENKEHSFNPSLSDDYNYLILTVWKGTENKSRIYYKRLDGNGEFIKLLAEDDARYDFLGNDGTKFYFVTNLDAPKEKVIAIDVDQPEKQNWVDVIAEQEDVLNFADIIHNQFIVCYLHNAHYELKVFHMDGSLDKEIPLPNFVSISGVQGKRNEDVMYIGYTSYLAPAAISQYNFQTEKLDAVFQQLTQFDTTNFETTQVFYQSKDGTQIPMFLTHRKGLKLNGQNPVVLYGYGGFNVSLTPSFSPGQRMWMEEGGVFAVANLRGGGEFGEEWYKAGTLERKQNVFDDFISAAEWLISSGYTSSSKLAIMGGSNGGLLVAACITQRPDLYGAAICQVPVIDMLRYHKFTVGRYWVTDYGNAEESAEQFEYMYKYSPLHNVKEGTEYPPTLITTADTDDRVVPLHAKKFAAALQAAQKGTNPILLRVEKNAGHGLGKPTAKIIEEQTDIFSFLFKTLEI, from the coding sequence ATGATCAAGACAAAAAAAGAACAAATCGTAGAAGATTATCATGGCACATTGGTTGCCGATCCATACCGTTGGCTGGAAAATCCGGATAACGAGGAAGTCAAACAATGGGTGGATGAACAAAATGTTAGAACACAAAGTTATCTGAGCACCTATCCAAACCGGGATGAAGTGAAAGAAAAACTACTCAACATCTGGAACTTCCCGAAATATACTGTACCTCGCAAAGAGGGGACCTATTATTATTTCCAAAAAAATGATGGACTCCAAAATCAAGCAGTTTTCTATCGGACAAGAGATTTGCAATCCGATGAGTTGGAAGTCATCCTAGACCCAAATACAATGAACGAAAATGGAACGGCAGCCATTACGAATCTGTCGTTCACAAAAGACGGAAAGCGTCTCGCTTACGGTATTTCCCTTAACGGCAGCGACTGGCAAGAGATACATATCCGTAATCTGGAAACGGGCAAAGACGAGCCAGATGTGATCAACTGGTGCAAATTTAGCAGCATTGCCTGGAACGAAGCCGGAACTGGTTTTTACTATAGCCGTTTCCCAGAACCAGGAACCGTACCCACGGACGAGGAAAGTTTTAATAATAAAGTATTTTGGCATGAGTTGGGAACGCCGCAAGAACAGGATGTCCTCATATTTGAGGATCCGGAGAATAAAGAACATTCCTTTAACCCATCACTCTCTGATGACTATAACTACTTAATCCTAACTGTATGGAAAGGGACGGAAAATAAAAGCCGAATCTATTATAAGAGACTTGATGGGAATGGGGAATTCATCAAATTATTAGCCGAAGATGACGCACGATATGACTTCCTTGGGAACGATGGGACGAAATTTTACTTTGTTACCAACCTGGATGCCCCGAAGGAAAAAGTTATTGCCATTGACGTGGATCAGCCAGAGAAGCAAAACTGGGTCGATGTAATTGCTGAACAAGAGGATGTGCTGAATTTCGCAGACATCATCCATAACCAATTCATCGTCTGTTACTTGCACAATGCACATTATGAGTTGAAAGTGTTCCATATGGATGGAAGCTTGGATAAAGAGATTCCGTTGCCGAACTTCGTTTCGATTTCAGGTGTGCAAGGTAAACGGAACGAGGATGTTATGTATATCGGCTATACATCATACCTTGCTCCAGCTGCAATTTCCCAGTATAATTTCCAAACCGAAAAATTAGATGCCGTATTCCAGCAATTAACACAATTTGATACGACAAATTTTGAAACAACTCAAGTATTTTACCAATCGAAAGATGGTACTCAGATTCCGATGTTCCTGACTCATCGCAAAGGGTTGAAATTGAACGGACAGAATCCAGTTGTGCTTTACGGGTATGGCGGTTTTAATGTCAGCTTGACACCATCGTTCTCTCCTGGGCAGCGCATGTGGATGGAAGAAGGCGGCGTGTTTGCGGTTGCCAATTTGCGTGGTGGTGGAGAGTTCGGAGAGGAATGGTACAAAGCAGGCACGCTGGAGCGGAAGCAAAATGTATTTGATGATTTCATCTCTGCCGCCGAATGGTTAATTTCCAGCGGCTATACGTCTAGCAGTAAGCTGGCGATCATGGGCGGGAGCAATGGGGGACTGCTTGTAGCAGCTTGCATCACCCAGCGACCAGATTTATACGGCGCCGCGATTTGCCAAGTGCCCGTCATCGACATGCTCCGCTACCATAAATTCACGGTGGGTCGCTACTGGGTGACCGATTACGGCAATGCGGAAGAAAGTGCAGAACAGTTCGAGTACATGTATAAATATTCGCCGCTGCATAATGTGAAAGAGGGGACAGAATATCCACCGACCTTGATTACGACAGCCGATACAGATGATCGAGTCGTTCCATTGCATGCGAAAAAGTTTGCTGCTGCACTGCAGGCTGCCCAAAAAGGAACCAATCCGATTTTACTTCGTGTTGAGAAAAATGCAGGACATGGACTCGGTAAACCAACTGCCAAAATCATTGAAGAACAGACCGATATCTTCTCCTTCTTGTTTAAGACACTGGAAATATGA
- a CDS encoding DUF3231 family protein, translating into MGILSGNPKEEPMHYGEVIGCWAYVGANKGLISGYEAFINHAGDEELKELIRESVETMQEENRQVEKVLKENGVTPPPTLPERPVANTEEIPVGARYSDPEIAGAVSINVGQGLVSCSQVIGQCLREDIAMMFAKFHADKLLFGSKLLRLNKEKGWVIPPPMHQEPHSKG; encoded by the coding sequence ATGGGAATTTTAAGTGGAAATCCAAAAGAAGAACCAATGCATTACGGCGAAGTCATCGGTTGTTGGGCGTATGTCGGTGCTAATAAAGGCTTGATCAGCGGGTATGAAGCGTTCATCAATCATGCAGGTGATGAAGAGCTGAAGGAACTGATAAGGGAATCGGTAGAAACCATGCAGGAAGAGAACAGGCAAGTCGAAAAGGTTTTGAAGGAAAACGGAGTGACACCGCCCCCTACATTGCCTGAAAGACCAGTTGCCAATACTGAAGAAATTCCAGTTGGCGCTCGTTACTCCGATCCGGAAATTGCTGGAGCGGTATCCATTAATGTTGGACAAGGTCTAGTCTCCTGCAGCCAGGTAATTGGTCAATGTTTGCGGGAGGACATTGCCATGATGTTTGCAAAGTTTCACGCCGATAAATTATTGTTCGGCAGCAAGCTTTTACGGCTGAACAAGGAAAAAGGATGGGTGATTCCACCACCAATGCACCAAGAGCCACATTCAAAAGGCTGA
- a CDS encoding alanine--glyoxylate aminotransferase family protein, protein MLFDQTILRIPGPTPIPPSVERAMNAPMVGHRSSETSDLIRAIQPKLQPIFGTNQDVVILAGSGTAALEAAVVNAVRPLDEVLVIVTGAFGARFVDICMAYGIRVHQLQVAWGKAIDPKEVIGFLEHHKEISAVFATYCETSTGVLNPVEELAKAIRSVSDGLFIVDGVSCVGGVPAKMDEWGIDLLVTGSQKALMLPAGLAFVAMSNRALKRIQANPNRGFYFDLIKYRTNLENNTTPFTPALSLLFGLEQALNLIEQEGLENVYRRHSLLMDMTRSAFHALQIPLLTSDEDASPTVTAVRPVDFDAEEFRKVLKQEFRMSIAGGQGHLKGDIFRIGHMGYCSPADVLQTIGLVEIALVKVGKPIELGKGVAAAQRIYLERGMK, encoded by the coding sequence ATGTTATTCGATCAAACCATTTTACGTATCCCAGGTCCTACCCCGATTCCACCAAGTGTGGAACGGGCAATGAATGCACCGATGGTCGGTCATCGGAGTTCGGAGACATCCGACTTGATCCGCGCGATCCAGCCCAAACTGCAGCCGATTTTTGGCACGAACCAAGACGTTGTCATTTTGGCGGGGAGTGGCACGGCAGCACTTGAAGCAGCTGTCGTCAACGCTGTCCGTCCACTCGATGAAGTGCTTGTTATTGTGACTGGCGCTTTTGGGGCACGCTTTGTTGACATCTGCATGGCGTATGGCATTCGGGTCCACCAGCTCCAAGTAGCATGGGGTAAAGCAATCGATCCAAAGGAAGTCATCGGATTTTTGGAACATCACAAAGAGATTTCAGCTGTCTTTGCGACCTATTGCGAAACATCGACCGGCGTGTTAAATCCGGTCGAGGAATTAGCGAAGGCCATTCGATCTGTTTCCGATGGGCTGTTCATCGTGGACGGTGTTTCATGTGTAGGAGGTGTGCCTGCCAAGATGGATGAATGGGGCATCGACCTGCTGGTAACAGGTTCGCAAAAAGCGCTCATGCTCCCGGCAGGTTTGGCATTCGTTGCAATGAGCAATCGCGCACTGAAACGCATTCAAGCAAATCCCAATCGTGGTTTCTATTTTGATTTAATCAAATATCGAACCAATTTGGAGAACAACACGACGCCATTTACTCCTGCACTTTCCTTGCTGTTTGGTCTCGAGCAGGCGCTGAATTTGATTGAGCAAGAAGGGTTGGAAAATGTCTATCGCCGTCATTCTTTATTGATGGATATGACACGGTCTGCATTCCATGCTCTTCAAATTCCATTGCTGACGTCGGATGAAGACGCCTCCCCGACAGTAACCGCCGTTCGTCCAGTGGACTTTGATGCGGAGGAATTCAGGAAGGTATTAAAACAGGAGTTCCGGATGTCGATTGCCGGTGGCCAAGGGCACTTGAAAGGCGACATTTTCCGAATCGGCCATATGGGCTATTGTTCACCAGCGGATGTGCTTCAAACGATCGGTCTTGTCGAAATTGCATTAGTGAAAGTGGGCAAACCCATTGAGTTGGGCAAAGGCGTTGCGGCAGCCCAGCGCATCTATTTAGAAAGGGGAATGAAATGA
- a CDS encoding IS1182 family transposase produces MCNPKNTTSHYTTEFPLAIEEIKANPVSKRRFSPTFKPYNNRQGFAIFDVQELIPENHIARVVDEMVEAIPDERLYTYYTGGGRSSYHPKMMLKVILYAYSQKIYSCRGIEKMITENLPAMWLAAMERPDFRTLNDFRGIRMKAMMDELFETMILKLIEEGYITMENYFLDGTKIEADANKYSFVWKKSTLRFEEKLKEKIRATLANIQEIAQAEGLGLGSLPEDETEPEQLADLAAQLEEQAELLTKEMEGTKEMPTRKVLRKKRSVLRKSVKQIRQDFLPRMEKYAQYHATFGDRNSFSKTDPDATFMRMKEDHMKNGQLKPGYHIQMATENQFILYYTMHQRPTDIRCFIPHLEKLAKSNLPLPKRVIADAGYGSEENYLYALGEEKEPRFSLRDLY; encoded by the coding sequence ATGTGCAATCCGAAGAATACTACTTCACATTATACCACAGAATTTCCATTAGCCATAGAGGAAATTAAGGCAAACCCCGTTTCAAAGCGACGTTTCTCTCCGACATTCAAACCTTACAATAATCGGCAAGGATTTGCCATCTTCGATGTGCAGGAGCTGATTCCGGAAAACCATATAGCCCGAGTAGTCGATGAAATGGTTGAGGCCATCCCAGATGAACGGCTTTATACATATTATACAGGTGGGGGGCGAAGCTCCTATCATCCCAAGATGATGCTGAAAGTCATTCTCTATGCCTACTCTCAGAAAATCTATTCATGCCGTGGCATCGAGAAAATGATCACGGAGAACCTGCCGGCCATGTGGCTTGCGGCAATGGAGAGGCCGGATTTTCGTACCCTCAACGATTTCAGAGGCATCCGCATGAAGGCGATGATGGATGAATTATTCGAAACAATGATTTTGAAACTGATCGAAGAAGGTTATATCACCATGGAGAACTACTTTTTGGATGGAACCAAGATCGAAGCCGATGCCAATAAGTATTCTTTCGTATGGAAAAAATCGACGCTTCGCTTTGAAGAGAAATTGAAGGAGAAGATCCGGGCAACCCTAGCGAATATACAAGAGATTGCCCAGGCCGAGGGCCTGGGACTTGGATCACTTCCAGAGGATGAGACGGAACCCGAACAGTTGGCCGACTTGGCCGCACAACTGGAAGAACAAGCAGAGTTGTTGACCAAGGAAATGGAAGGGACAAAAGAGATGCCTACCCGAAAGGTCCTCCGCAAAAAACGCAGCGTATTACGGAAATCGGTAAAACAAATCCGACAGGACTTTCTGCCGCGAATGGAAAAATACGCACAGTACCATGCCACATTTGGCGACCGCAACAGTTTTTCGAAAACAGACCCGGACGCCACCTTCATGCGCATGAAAGAGGACCATATGAAAAATGGGCAACTGAAACCCGGCTATCACATACAGATGGCAACCGAGAACCAGTTCATTCTCTATTACACCATGCATCAGCGACCGACAGATATACGCTGTTTCATTCCTCATCTGGAGAAGTTGGCGAAATCTAATTTGCCGTTGCCCAAAAGGGTGATTGCGGACGCAGGCTACGGAAGTGAAGAGAATTATCTGTATGCGCTTGGGGAGGAAAAAGAGCCGCGCTTTTCCCTACGGGACCTATATTAA
- a CDS encoding dipeptidase — protein MKVFDLHSDLFTDIAIRRSKGERRVFDRLHFPKLQKGKVDSVMCVIWVEREFREASLDRFTFIYEHVLADLAESEHAVICRTVQDMENTKDSEHIKVYLGLEGLTFMKEWHGASTEAKISNALQELNRNGFHHAILAWNEHNFLASGTGADNGYDPKGLSPFGLAAIGEMEQLNWLIDVSHMDETSFWDMERHVGGTLIASHSNARALCDHERNLTDEQLKAIARKQGLIGLNAHYEFIDPQTPTLDRLVDHAVYIADLIGTEHLAFGFDFLDFLAPYETTVGSGGKTIGFESAFQVPDLLVRMEQRGFSRQEIERISFWNAYELLKRHMTK, from the coding sequence GTGAAAGTGTTTGATTTACATTCCGACCTATTCACAGATATTGCAATCCGGAGGAGCAAGGGCGAACGGCGTGTCTTTGACCGGCTTCATTTTCCAAAGTTGCAAAAAGGGAAAGTGGACTCCGTCATGTGTGTCATTTGGGTGGAACGTGAATTCAGGGAAGCTTCACTAGATCGTTTTACATTTATTTATGAGCATGTGCTAGCAGATCTAGCTGAATCGGAACATGCAGTCATTTGCCGTACAGTCCAAGACATGGAAAACACGAAGGACTCGGAACACATTAAGGTGTATCTGGGACTAGAAGGACTCACATTCATGAAGGAATGGCACGGGGCTTCTACGGAAGCCAAGATATCCAATGCATTACAGGAATTGAACCGCAACGGTTTCCATCATGCGATACTTGCTTGGAATGAACATAATTTCTTGGCTAGCGGGACAGGTGCTGACAATGGATATGATCCAAAAGGACTTTCCCCATTCGGATTGGCTGCCATTGGTGAAATGGAGCAATTGAATTGGTTGATCGATGTTTCTCATATGGACGAAACCTCGTTTTGGGATATGGAGCGGCATGTTGGAGGCACGCTGATCGCTTCCCATAGCAATGCGAGGGCGCTCTGTGATCATGAGAGAAATTTGACAGATGAACAATTGAAAGCGATTGCAAGAAAACAAGGTCTCATCGGCTTGAATGCTCATTACGAATTCATTGACCCTCAAACGCCGACGCTTGACCGGTTAGTGGATCATGCAGTATACATCGCTGATTTGATCGGAACAGAGCATTTGGCTTTCGGGTTCGATTTTCTTGATTTTCTCGCGCCGTACGAGACAACAGTTGGGTCCGGAGGAAAGACCATCGGATTTGAATCCGCCTTTCAAGTTCCGGATCTATTGGTACGAATGGAACAAAGAGGTTTTTCTAGGCAGGAGATCGAGCGTATCAGTTTCTGGAATGCCTATGAATTACTGAAACGGCATATGACAAAGTAA
- the serA gene encoding phosphoglycerate dehydrogenase, which yields MTYKILIADPISEEGLQPLKQTEQFEVVVDTGRTASELLEIIPDFDGLLIRSQTQVTRELLEAGKRLKIIGRAGVGVDNIDLDAATENGIIVVNAPDGNTNSAAEHTIAMLSALARNIPQAYLSLKNGVWDRKAFVGVELKNKTLGIVGLGRIGVEVANRAKGQRMNVIAYDPFLTEERAAKLGITYGTLDEVLASADFITVHTPLLKETHHLLNEKAFAKMKDGVQIINCARGGIIDEDVLYHAIVSGKVAGAALDVFESEPFVDHKLLTLPQVIATPHLGASTVEAQESVAIDVSHDLLRYFSEEPVKNPVNLPAVPKEVLMKIEPFYSLAEKLGIFLSRLCDQAIEEVNIAYAGELATYDVRPLTRNIVKGLLKRNLGGHVNEVNARVHAERLGIQVSEHKTTSTKGFLHLISIEIKANGATHKVAGTLLNGLGPRIVKVEDYAVDVVPDGHLLLIKHKDQPGAIGRVGTLLAAEHINIATMQVGRQTIGGNAIMMLSVDNHVKRDEVERLESLEDIFEVKAIDL from the coding sequence ATGACATATAAAATTTTAATTGCCGACCCGATTAGCGAGGAAGGCTTGCAGCCATTAAAACAGACCGAACAATTTGAAGTGGTGGTGGATACCGGTCGAACCGCTTCCGAGTTATTGGAGATCATCCCGGACTTCGATGGACTCCTTATCCGAAGCCAGACTCAAGTAACGAGGGAACTGCTGGAAGCCGGAAAGAGACTCAAAATCATCGGCCGGGCAGGTGTCGGTGTGGATAATATCGACTTGGATGCTGCTACGGAGAACGGCATCATCGTCGTCAATGCGCCGGATGGCAACACCAATTCCGCGGCAGAGCATACGATTGCGATGCTATCCGCCCTTGCGCGAAATATCCCGCAAGCTTATCTATCTTTGAAAAATGGCGTTTGGGACCGAAAGGCGTTTGTCGGTGTGGAATTGAAGAACAAGACACTCGGCATTGTCGGTTTGGGACGTATCGGTGTCGAAGTGGCAAATCGGGCAAAAGGGCAGCGGATGAATGTTATCGCGTATGATCCATTCCTGACTGAGGAAAGAGCTGCAAAGCTCGGGATTACATACGGAACGCTGGATGAGGTGTTAGCATCTGCCGATTTCATCACAGTTCATACTCCATTACTAAAAGAAACACATCATTTATTAAACGAAAAAGCCTTCGCGAAAATGAAGGATGGTGTGCAGATCATCAACTGTGCACGAGGCGGAATCATCGACGAGGATGTTTTATATCATGCCATTGTTTCAGGTAAAGTGGCGGGCGCGGCGCTAGATGTGTTCGAAAGTGAGCCCTTTGTCGACCATAAGCTGCTGACACTGCCTCAAGTGATTGCCACTCCGCATCTTGGGGCCAGTACGGTGGAGGCTCAAGAAAGTGTCGCGATCGATGTGAGTCATGACCTTCTCCGCTATTTCTCCGAGGAACCGGTGAAGAACCCGGTGAATTTGCCGGCTGTGCCGAAAGAGGTCCTTATGAAGATTGAACCGTTTTACAGTTTGGCGGAAAAACTGGGTATTTTCCTATCAAGATTATGCGATCAAGCAATCGAAGAGGTGAACATTGCCTACGCGGGAGAACTTGCCACATACGATGTCCGGCCACTGACTCGCAATATTGTCAAAGGCTTATTGAAGCGAAATCTCGGTGGCCATGTGAATGAGGTGAATGCAAGGGTGCACGCAGAACGTCTCGGCATCCAAGTAAGCGAGCATAAAACAACTTCTACCAAAGGATTTCTACACCTGATTTCCATCGAAATAAAAGCGAATGGCGCGACCCATAAGGTGGCCGGTACGTTGCTAAATGGGCTTGGACCAAGGATCGTTAAGGTGGAAGACTATGCAGTTGACGTTGTGCCTGACGGGCATTTGTTATTGATTAAACATAAAGACCAGCCGGGAGCGATCGGACGGGTCGGGACATTGTTGGCAGCTGAGCACATTAACATCGCCACGATGCAAGTGGGAAGACAAACCATTGGCGGCAACGCCATTATGATGTTGTCAGTGGATAACCATGTAAAGCGGGATGAAGTGGAGCGGCTCGAGTCCTTGGAAGATATTTTTGAAGTAAAAGCGATAGATTTGTAA
- a CDS encoding M23 family metallopeptidase, giving the protein MRRAFIGVFVFMSIFAFQKQNMLANDQPELTPTERMDFYLRYADELVPWYYLAAIDQYERNIQQVRKDIEKHDGPLALRFSDEDWAGALNPYPQDSSIEALAYFGGIGMDGDGDGIADKTNSDDLLYTLHTLLSTHGASEDDFKIALERIYEREATVNQIMAIATLYSRFETIELDEHRFPIPKGYNYTYRGTWGASRGWGGRRIHEGTDIFAGYSTPVMSASYGVIEVMGWNNYGGWRIGIRDNHNTYHYYAHLAYFNKDLKQGDVVEPGTVIGFVGSSGYGKEGTSGKFPPHLHYGVYKYNGRTEWAFDPYPALRLWERQDRQK; this is encoded by the coding sequence ATGCGTCGTGCTTTTATTGGAGTATTTGTTTTCATGAGCATTTTTGCCTTCCAGAAGCAGAACATGCTGGCAAACGACCAGCCTGAATTGACACCAACAGAACGAATGGATTTTTATTTGCGCTATGCAGATGAACTGGTTCCTTGGTACTACTTGGCAGCCATTGATCAATATGAGCGGAATATTCAACAAGTACGAAAAGACATTGAAAAACATGACGGTCCCCTTGCATTGCGCTTTTCAGACGAAGATTGGGCTGGGGCTTTGAATCCGTATCCTCAAGATAGTTCCATTGAGGCGCTTGCTTATTTTGGAGGAATCGGGATGGATGGAGACGGAGATGGAATTGCAGATAAAACAAATTCCGATGATTTGTTATACACCCTCCATACTTTGCTAAGCACACACGGTGCTTCTGAAGATGATTTTAAAATCGCATTGGAACGGATATATGAAAGAGAAGCGACCGTCAATCAAATCATGGCGATTGCCACGTTATATTCCCGATTTGAGACAATTGAGTTAGATGAGCATCGGTTCCCTATTCCAAAAGGGTACAACTATACGTACCGTGGTACATGGGGAGCCAGCAGAGGCTGGGGAGGACGGCGCATCCATGAAGGGACGGACATTTTTGCCGGGTATAGCACACCGGTCATGTCGGCTTCATACGGTGTAATTGAAGTGATGGGATGGAATAATTATGGAGGCTGGCGCATCGGTATCCGTGATAATCATAATACGTATCACTATTATGCCCACTTGGCCTATTTCAATAAGGACCTTAAACAAGGGGACGTCGTAGAACCAGGAACGGTAATTGGGTTTGTAGGCAGTTCAGGTTACGGAAAAGAAGGGACTTCCGGCAAGTTTCCACCCCATTTGCACTACGGCGTATATAAATACAACGGGAGAACAGAATGGGCTTTTGATCCTTACCCTGCCCTTCGTCTGTGGGAAAGACAAGACCGGCAAAAATGA